The genomic interval TGAAGTATCAGATGCATCTAGCCTAAAAGAAGCGATGCCATCTATTTTAAATGTGTATCTAGGAGATTCACTTGAATCAAGTTTATTAAATGAGGAATTTATTGTGTTTATCACAAGTATTTCACTTTTAATCATAAAAATCGTTTATGCGGTACTTTATTTTACTGTATTCAATCTTATCTATAAACTTATCTGTTTAATCATCCGTACTATCACTTTACGAACTAAAAAAGATGGGAAAGAAGCAAAACGTCGTGGATTAGGAGCAGCTTGTGGATTATTAAGTGGTATGGTTACTTTGTATTTTGTATTAATCATATTAGGTGGGACTATAAGTGTAGCAGGTAGTGCTCAAAAATTATTACCTGATGAGTATAAAATTGAAACTATAGAGCAAGTCGTAGATGCTTATAATCAAAATGTGGTTGTAAGTACAGCGAACTTAATTGCTGTAGAGGATGAAACTAGTAATGAAAAAATAGCTTTAACTGATTATTTGTTTGATTCTGTCTTTTCGTTTAAATATCGTAAAAAACAAGTATCATTGAGAAAAGAACTTATGGTAGCTGCAGATGTCAATGACATATATAAGGAATCTACTTATAAAGAAACAGATGATTTAAGTGATATTACTGGTGAAGAGGTTAGAGAAGTCTTTATAGTTCTATCAGATTCTGACTTATTCACTGCTGTTTTACCACTTGGAATCGAAACTGCTTCGGATTATTTAGATACTGAAGTTACTTTTCCGAAAGAAGAGCTGTACGCGATTGATTGGGAGACCGAAATGATGCAATTAGGAGAAGTCGCTGCTGTTTCTTTTGATCTCGTTAATGCAGCGGGACTCATTGATGAGGATGTAGATATTGAGACAAGAACAATTAACGGAGATCATGTAAGAAGTTTATTTAATTCATTATCTGAATCAAAATTAGTAACTTTAGCTGCCTATGAGGCATTAGAACCAATTTTAGCAGAAGCAGGTTCAGATGTTGAAGCTATCATCACTGTACCAGAAGATTTAGTATGGGAAGATGAGTTTAAGGCCATGGGGTTAGTTGCTGGTGAAATAGTCGATACTGGTATAACGGTAGGTGACCTTAAATCTGGAGATCCATCACAATTAATCACTTCATTATCCCAACTTGACTTTACAGTTATATTAGATTCAGATATCATATCCAATGCCTTAATAAATGTTATATCAGGTAAAGGTGATATGGAAGGATTTGATGTGTTTGTTGTACCAGATGATATAGTTTGGATAGATGTTTGTGATGATGAAGGTAATATCATTGAAAATGGTGAATTAAGAAATATATTACTCGCCGTTAATGAAATATCTCAAAACGCTAGCAATATTGATTTTGATAATTTAGATATGAATGTCATTGCTGATTTTAGTGATGAGTCCATCGATGCTATTTTTGATTCAAGAGTATTAGTGGCAACTGTATCTACAAAAATCTTAGAGATGGAATTAGGAAATACACCACTTCTTATTGCTGATTCAGTATTTGATGATAATGATTATATATATAAAACAGAATTAACAGCGCTTGTTAAGTCTGCACGTTTAGTTGTTACCACCTTAGTTTGTGATGAGGGCGATAGTTGTGAAGAAACTGGATTTGATTTATCAAAAGCATTTGACCTTTCTAATGAGAATATCGATACCTTACTATCTTCTAAAATAATAGAAGCTACTATTGGAAATTTAATCATCGATCAAGGTGGAGAAGTTCTTACCATTCCTAATAAAGCTCTATCACAGATATATGTAGAAGAAGTAGAAAAAAATATTGTCTCAAAAGAAGAAATTAAAAAGGTGTTTAAAGCAGTTTCTGCTTTAGGTTTTACAGACCTAGAAAATATGACTTTTGATGCTTCAATTCTCCAAAATTTAGCTACAGCACCAGACAGTAAAGTATTAGATCAAACGAAAGCAGATAACCTGTTTAATTCAGATATAATCCATGCAACTTTATCAACCATGTTATTTGATTTAACGACTGGTGAGTCTAAGGTGCTAGTTGTACCTTATAAAGATGTAGATAATGCAGTAATACGATATATGGATGAAATTGAGTATGTTTCTACTGATGAATTAAATGCAGTATTAGAATCTGTTTTAGTATTAGATATTGCTGATTTTGCTGAAGTTGATACCCTTGATTTAAATTTAATTATTGATAATATTGATACCTTATTAGAATCAGCTATTCTTCATGCAACGATATCTGACCAACTATTTTCTCTTGGTGAAGAAACTGTCACTATTCCATATGTAGATGAAGAAGAAAATTTAATTAGAAAAAAAGTGGGAGAAGTTACTCAAGAAACAGAATTCATAGTTAAAGATGAATTAAATAATATATTAGATGCACTTGAATTATTAGGTATGACCGATATTAATAATTTTTCTGGAGATATTGATTTAGGAATATTGTATGATGACAATAATCAAGATATTCTTTTAGCATCATCTGTTATGCAAGCTACTATTTCTAAACAAATTCTAGATTTAGGTCCTTCAACTTTAAGTGTGCCATATAAAGATTCAAATGATATTGCGGTTAGAAAAACAGTCGGTGCTGTTGGTCAAGAAACAGAATATGTCGTTAAAAATGAAATTAAGGCAATTATTGAAAGTCTTGAAATTCTTGGAATTGCTGATATTAATAATTTCTCTGGAACAGTTAATTTAGATAATTTTTATGAAGAAACTAATCAAAATATCTTATTGACATCGGCATCACTTCATGCAACGGTTTCTAAACAAATACTTGATTTAGGATCAGGGATATTGAGTGTGCCATACTTAGATTCAACAGATAACACAATTCGTGTAACAATAGGGATTGTTGGACAAGAAACAGAATATGTTGTTAAAGATGAAATAAAAGCAATTATTGAAGGTCTTGAAATCCTTGAGATAGATGATATTAATAATTTTGCTGGTACAATTGATTTAACAAAGTTTTATGAAGTAGATACTAGAAATACACTGCTTGCTTCAGCATCACTTCATGCAACGGTTTCAAAACAATTGTTTGATTTAGGAACGGGTACTTTAGTTATTCCACAACAAGATGTGGATGGTATTGATATTCGATTATTAAAAGGCTTACCAGGTGAACAAACAGAGTATATTATAAAGAATGAGATACATGCTGTTTTTGAAGCCTTAGAAATATTAAATATTGGTGAAATTGGTAGTTTTACAGGAACAGTTAGTTTAGTAAATCTATATAATGAACCAAATCAAGATATCATGTTGACTTCTGCATCAATGCATGCTACTATCTCAAAACAAATGAATGATTTAGGTCCTGGTACATTACTTATTCCAGATAAGGATATTGAGGATAATGATGTACATGTGACCGTATCTAGTACTGATTATATCTATAAAACAGAGATCAAAGCACTTATTAATGCTTTAGAAGTATTAGAAATTAATGATATTACGACATTTTCAGGTGGGTTCAATTTAAATAAATTATCAGATGAAAACAAGCAAACTACTTTATTAACATCAGCATCAATCCATGCAACGATTTCAAAAAAATTATTTGATTTAAATGATGATGTTTTAATCGTTCCAATGTATTCACAAGCTGGTGAAGTTGAAGTTAATAGAATTCAAAAAGAAGTGAGTTTGACAAACTTTGTGGTTAAAAATGAAATTAAGTCTATCATTAATGCTTTTCTTGCCATGAATTACACCGACTTAGACAGTTTTGGTGGATCAATTGATTCAAGTAAATTCTTTAGTCAAAGGGATACGTTATTATTGTCTTCATCAATACAAGCAACACTGTCTAATAAAATGTTGAATGGTACCGGTGGAAAATTGGTTGTACCAAACCAAAATATAAATAATGCAGAGTTAATACGAATCGTATTAAGTGATGTAACCTATATAGAAGTTAATGAAATGAAGTCTATTCTAACTGCTTTAGAATTACTTAACTTAACTGATTTTACCGCAATTGACATGAATCCTGCGAATGTGTTCAATGTTGATTTTGATACCTTACTTCAATCAGCTTCAGTTCAAGCAACGTTATCAGATAATATTTTAGATAACGCCTTAGATGATAGCGCAGCTCCTGGTAGTGGCACTCTTCTTGTTCCACATTATTTCAGAGAAGCGATTGTTGTAGGTTTATCTTCAGAAACGCAGATAGAAAAAGTAGAATTAAAAGCAATATTAACATCACTTCAAACTTTGGATGTATCTGATTTTGGTGGCGCTATGAATGCTTCTACGATTACATCAATGAGTGATGCAGAACTTACTACGATGCTTGAAAGTGGTTCTACGCATGCAACCTTTGATAACATGCTAAAAGGTAATGCTAATATTAATACAAAGATTCCTGACCTTGCTAAAGAAGATGTTTATAATATGCTAGGTATTACAACAAAAACAGAAATTAAGGCCTTTATCAAAGCAGCTAATACACTTGCAGTAGGTAACTTCACAACCGTATCATTTAATGTCGCTGCTATTGCAGGTTTAACTCCAGCACAAAGAGACGTTGTATTAGATTCTATGATTGTTAGAAATTGTTTAACAGGAGAATTAGAACCAATCATTGATGCAGATCCATTCTTCTCAGTAGATAGTACCTATTATGAAAATAATGATGAAACAACATTCTTCACAAAACCAGGTATTATTCTAGTATTAACGCATTATGGACATATTTAAATCATCTTTACAAATTGTAATTATTATATGTAAATAAATAACTCTCCTATCTATTAAGATGGGAGAGTTTTTTTTAGGCTCTTTGTCAAGTAGTGTGGGTAGAGAATATCCAATAAACTGACATTAAATCAATTACGAGGATTAAGCTGAATGGCTTAGTCCTTTTTTCATTGTTCCCATTCCATGAGAAATGAGAATTCGTAGTTTAAAATGATGATAGCTTCTATAACCAAAAGCTATACGCTTGATAACTTTTATTTTATTATTTATACCTTCAATTACACCATTTGTATAATTAGTAGACATTAGATTTAGAATATAGGATTTATTCTTACGAATAGATTTAACTGATGTTTTCATATAAGCTGATATGTTTGGGTATTCTTGTTCAATTTGATCAAGAGTAGTTGTAAAGAGTTCTGGATTTTTGTTTTTAATACTATGTAAAAGGTCCTGATATAGTTCATATGTATCTCTAAGTTCCTTACTTTGATCTAGTAAATAATTTACAATATCTTCTTCACACATCATTTGTTTAAAACAATAAACTTTTCTATAATTTTTGATGTCTAATTTAGCCCGATCTTTCAATATAAGCTTCCAATAACGTTTAAACTTATTGTAGTTCTTTTTATCTTGATTCATAATTCTAACTCTAGTTTTATTTAATGAGCGAGAGATTAATTGAATAATATGGAATTTATCCATAACTATTTTAGCGTTAGGAAAGAGCATCTTTATAAGTTGAATGTAGGGCTTGTACATATCGATAACGATTAATTTTACACTTCTCCTTGCTTTTTTAGTGTATCGTTGGAAATATTTGATTAATGAATTTAAGCGTCTATCTTCAACGATATCAATTATGCTTCCATTATGAGCATCACAAAAAAGAAAAGACATAGCCCCTACTGATGATTTAACTGATTTAAATTCATCAAAACAAAGTTGTTCAGGTAAATAATTATAATTAGGCTTATGCACTTCATAGAAACTGTTTATAACACGATTTACAGTGGAATGTGATACATTATGTTCTTTGGCTAAATCACATTCAGAAATCTTATTAGAAGCTGCAAGAGCAACAGCTACTTTAGTATTATTAGATATATAACAATGCTGATTAACAATAGATGTCTTGAGAGTAAAGGTACTATTACAATGATGACATTTATAACGTTGTTTTTTAAGTTTTAAATAAGCATTCATATTAGATACTTTAGGTAAAGTTATTGTAGATGTCTTAAAGCCATGCTTTTCAAACTGGTTATCAAATACACAACCACATGAATAACAATATTGAGGCTGATATGTGAGAGTTCCATAATAGATTTGTGATCTAACACCCTTAATAATTTCTTCTGAGTAAAAGTTTTCATTAAAAGAAATATTTTCATCTTTTAAATTTAGTACTTTTACGATACAATTGTATTGAGACATATTTCCAATCCTTTCATTAGTGATTTCGTCGTTATTAATTGTATCAGGATATTGGAAATCTGTCTCATTTTTTTATGCAAATTAAATGGTGTGAGTTTATTACCCACACCAAATATTATAGAACCTTTTTTTATAAGAAATGGATGTACCTTTTGATAAAATAAAAAGAGATTGTTTATTTAGATTTTTATACCTGATTTTCATAAAATATAAGTTAATTAAATTAATTTTTTATGATAGATAATTTTGTTAAATATATTGTTATAAATTAACAATTTGATTAAACAACATTGACTATATTTCATGTATTTTAGTAGAAATTTGTGAATGGGTGGTTTATAATAAAATATTGGTTATAATAATGAAATTAAAAATGTATATTAGGAATATTTGAAGTAATAGAGGGTGATATTTTCAAAAGGAATAAATACTAATATGTCATAAAATAAGTAGTTTAACAAAAATGATATTACAAGGAGAATTAGAATGAACTATTTTAAAGAATCGTTAAAATTACATAAACAACTAAAAGGTAAGATAGAAGTTGTTTCTAGAATATCAAATTTAGATCAAGAAATGTTTTCACTCGCCTATACACCTGGTGTTGCAGAACCTTGTAGAGAAATTCAAAAAGATGTGAATAAAAGTTTTGAACTTACACGAAGATCAAATACAGTTGCTGTTGTTACAGATGGTACGGCCATTTTAGGACTTGGGGATATAGGACCTGAGGCTGGAATGCCTGTATTAGAAGGTAAAGCTCTTATTTTTAAAACCTTCGCTGATATTGATGCTATTCCCTTATGTATTCGTTCTAAAGACTCAGAGGAAATAATTCGTACCATTGAGCTTTTAGCAGGTAGTTTCGGTGGTGTTAATTTGGAAGATATTTCAGCACCTCGTTGTTTTGAAATTGAACGTCAGTTAAAAGAGCGTTGTGAAATTCCAATATTCCATGATGATCAACACGGAACGGCTATAGTAGTAGGTGCAGCTCTTATAAATGCCTTAAAATTGGTGACTAAAGAGATTGATAAAATCCGAGTTGTAATAAATGGAGCTGGTTCAGCAGGTATTGCAATCGCGAACTATCTCATGAAATTAGGGGTTGTAGATATTCTGATGTGTGACCGATTTGGGATTATCAGTGAAGGTATGAAAGAATTAAATTCTGCCCAAACAGAAATAAGCAAAAAAACAAATCATAATCATAAAAAAGGAATATTAAAGGATGCATTAGTTGATGCTGATGTGTTTATAGGTGTTTCAATTGGAAATGTGGTTACACAAGAGATGATTAAATTAATGGCTGATAAACCCATCGTATTTCCTCTAGCCAATCCAATACCTGAAATCTCTCGAGAAGATGCATTAGAAGCAGGTGCTGCAATTGTTGGTACCGGACGATCAGATTTTCCAAATCAAATTAATAATGCATTGGTATTTCCTGGGGTTTTCAGAGGTGCATTAGATGTACGAGCGAAAGATATTAATGATGAAATGATGCTAGCAGCAGGCTATGCTATCGCAAATTTTATTGATTCTGATGAATTAAGATCAGATTATATTATACCAAATGCTTTAAATAAAGACCTTCATCAGGCTATCGCAAAAGCAGTATCTGAAGCAGCTATAAAAAGTCAGGTGTCCCAAGTTAAATAAATGAATAATAATTATATTTTTTTAGAAGTATTTAGGTTAGTTTTTAGTATTGAGATATGGATAAATTATTAAAATCATCAAAATTGAATATAACATTAAACAACATGGTTCTTATTGAATCATGTTTTTTTCTAGATAATACTTAATAATTTTAAGGTTTATTGAAGATTATGTTTAGTATATAAACAAAAAGAAAGAGAATAAATGGATATCTAGTAATAATTAGTAAAGTATTCTATTCTTTATTATTTTACATAATTATGCAAATAATAAAAAATGAATATATATTTAAAATTAATATATTATTTGACAGAAATCGACAAAAAAATAAAAAAACGCTATCAATTTTATTGCATAGTAAAAATTAAAATGCTATAATACTATTACATTAGGCGTTACAAAATTTCATATGATGAGCATATGTAACATAGGAGGGGGTAAAATGAGTGCGAATAATCGAGAATTAATTAAGATTGCCTATTACTATTATAAAAAGGGATTAACCCAAGCAGAAATAGCAAAGAAAATGGTAATGTCTCGGCAACGAGTTAATAGATTACTGAAAAAAGCACTAAATGAAAATATTGTCCAAATTAACATTGTTGATGTCGATAAACATCATTTTGATTTAGAAACAAAACTAGAAGAGAAATACAATCTGAAACAAGCGATTGTTGTATCTTCAATCGATGAAAAAATGATTCCAGTGAGCCTAGGTGAAGCAACAGCTGAGTACTTAGATGATATTCTGGTTAAAGATGATGTAATTGGTGTAACTTGGGGAAGAACTTTATCTGAAGTTGCTAAAAAAATATCGTATAATCAACAATTGCAGTTACCTGTTATACAATTAGTGGGTGGTCTTGATATCGCATATTCATCATTAAGACCAGATGATATTACTCGAACGATTGCTGATAAATTAGGTGGAAAGCCTTATTTATTATATGCACCAGCTGTTGTTGAAAATAAAGAAACAAAAGAAGCAATGCTAAAAGATGAATCATTCAAAAAAATTATTAAAAATATGGAAAATTGTAATATTATACTTGCTGGTATTGGTGAGTTAAAGAGTGATACGACACTTTATGAAAGCAGATTTAATAACGAGCAATATAAAGAACATTTGATGCGTCATCAATGTGTTGGAGATATTGGATTTAGATGGTATGACATTGAAGGACGTGCAGTTGAACATGGTTTCAATGATCGAACCATTGGATACAATATTTTGAAAAACAAAGGTAATGCTTTAGTCATTGGAATTGCTGGAGGTCATAAAAAATATGAAGCAATCACAGGAGCTTTAAATGGGAAATATCTTGATGTCTTAATAACTGATAGTGAGATGGCAAATAAACTCATTGAAAAATAGCTTATAGGTTATAGAAATAATGTATGAAAGGAGGTAGTATATGTTGTTTCAAAAAGAACGAGAATTGGTAGTGGAATACGGTAAAAAGTTAATCGAAAAGAATTTAACCAAAGGTACTGGTGGTAATATAAGTGTGTTTATCAGAGATAAACAATTAATGGCAATATCACCAAGTGGAATCGATTATCTTAAAACACAACCCGAAGATGTTGTAATAATGGACCTTAAAGGAAATGTAGTAGATGGGAAACAAAAACCATCAAGTGAATATGATATGCATCGTATATTCTATGAAAATAGAGAAGACATAAATGCAGTTGTTCATTTACACGCAAATTATACAACCGTATTATCTTGTATGAACTGGGAATTACCCGCTGTTCATTACTTAGTTGCCATTTCTGGAGGAAAAAACGTAAGATGTGCTGAATACGCCACCTTTGGAACAAAAGAATTAGCTCAAAATGCATTTGAAGCAATGAAGGATCGTTATGCTGTTTTACTAGCTAATCATGGTCTTTTAACAGGAGCAAAGGATTTACCGAATGCCTTTAACAAAGCAGAAGAAATTGAGTATTGTGCAGAAATCTATTATAGAACGAAAACTTTAGGTGACCCTGTCATCCTATCAGATCAAGAAATGCATAAAATGTTAGGATTATTTCAAAGTTATGGACAAGTAAAAGAAAAAAATAAATAAAAGGAGCGAAAATAATGAAAAAAGGAAACTTCATCGGATTACTACCCTTAATCTTTTTCTTAGTACTGTATATGAGTACAGGAATCATTACAGGTAAATTTGATAGTATGCCATTGTTATTAGGATTTGTATTATCAGCTGGGTTTGCCTTATTACTTGATAAAAAAGGTGAAAAAACATCATTAAATGATAAGATTGATATCTTCGCTAAAGCAGGTGGAGATGGAACAATTATCTTAATGGTTGTTATCTTCTTATTAGCAGGTGCGTTTTATTCAATCGCAGATGCAATGGGTGCAGTTAATTCAACTGTAAATTTAGGATTAACATTCTTACCATCAAACATGATATTACCAGGATTATTCCTAGTTGGATGTGTATTATCATTCTCAATGGGAACATCAATGGGAACAATTACAGCATTAGGAACAATTGGTGTAGGAATCTCAACACAAACAGGAATTAGTTTACCATTAGTAATGGCTACAGTAGTAGGTAGTGCATTATTTGGTGATAACTTATCATTCATCTCAGATACTACAATCGCAGCAATTAGAACACAAGGTGTAGAATCAAGAGATAAGTTTAAAGCAAACTTAATGACAGTATTACCGGCAGTAATCATTACAGTAATCATCTTAACATTCTTATCAACTGGAAATGCAGAAGAGTTAGAAAGAGATTTCAACTTAGTAAGAACGCTTCCTTATGTAGCAATCATCGCTAGTGCATTACTTGGTGTAAACGTAATGGTAACATTAGGACTTGGAATTGGAACTGGAGCAGTTATCGGTTTAGCATATGGTGATTTCAATGTAGTAGAATTATTTGGTGTATTACAACGTGGTATGGGATGGATGGAAGACTTAGCAATCATCGCAATCATCGTTGGTGGATTAGTTGGACTAATGACTTATTATGGTGGAATTGATTTCTTATTAGAAAAAGTTACATCAAGAGTTAAGACGAAAAAAGGTGCGCAACTTGGAATGGCATCATTAGTAAGTTTAATTGACGTAGCAACAACAAATAATACAATAGCAATCCTTGCAGCAGGACCACTTGCAAAAGATTTATCAGAAGAATATGATATCGATCCAAAAAGAACAGCGAGTCTATTAGATGTATTCTCATCTGGTTTCCAAGGTATTACGCCTTATGCAGGACAATTATTAGTAGCAGCTGGAATTGCGGGAATTTCGCCAATGGAAATCGTACCATATTCATTCTATTCATTCTTAATGATTATATTTGGTTTAGTATTTATCTTCTTTGATATCTCAAAAATAACTAAAAAAAATAAATAATAAAATATAAAATAAATAATAAAATATAAAATAAATAATAAAATATAAAATAAATAATAAAATATAAAATAAATAATAAAATATAAAATATATAATAAAATATAAAATATATAATAAAATATAAAATATATAATAAAATACCCTCTTAGAATATTCTCAAACGTAAAAAATTATGTCTATAATAATTAAAAGGAGCGAGAAGGATGAAAAAAGGAAACTTCATCGGATTACTACCCTTAATCTTTTTCTTAGTACTGTATATGAGTACAGGAATCATTACAGGTAAATTTGATAGTATGCCATTATTATTAGGATTTGTATTATCAGCTGGATTTGCCTTATTACTTGATAAAAAAGGTGAAAAAACATCATTAAATGATAAGATTGATATCTTCGCTAAAGCAGGTGGAGATGGAACAATTATCTTAATGGTTGTTATCTTCTTATTAGCAGGTGCGTTTTATTCAATCGCAGATGCAATGGGTGCAGTTAATTCAACTGTAAATTTAGGATTAACATTCTTACCATCAAACATGATATTACCAGGATTATTCCTAGTTGGATGTGTATTATCATTCTCAATGGGAACA from Mycoplasmatota bacterium carries:
- a CDS encoding Na+/H+ antiporter NhaC family protein; the protein is MMKKGNFIGLLPLIFFLVLYMSTGIITGKFDSMPLLLGFVLSAGFALLLDKKGEKTSLNDKIDIFAKAGGDGTIILMVVIFLLAGAFYSIADAMGAVNSTVNLGLTFLPSNMILPGLFLVGCVLSFSMGTSMGTITALGTIGVGISTQTGISLPLVMATVVGSALFGDNLSFISDTTIAAIRTQGVESRDKFKANLMTVLPAVIITVIILTFLSTGNAEELERDFNLVRTLPYVAIIASALLGVNVMVTLGLGIGTGAVIGLAYGDFNVVELFGVLQRGMGWMEDLAIIAIIVGGLVGLMTYYGGIDFLLEKVTSRVKTKKGAQLGMASLVSLIDVATTNNTIAILAAGPLAKDLSEEYDIDPKRTASLLDVFSSGFQGITPYAGQLLVAAGIAGISPMEIVPYSFYSFLMIIFGLVFIFFDISKITKKNK
- a CDS encoding L-fuculose-phosphate aldolase, which gives rise to MLFQKERELVVEYGKKLIEKNLTKGTGGNISVFIRDKQLMAISPSGIDYLKTQPEDVVIMDLKGNVVDGKQKPSSEYDMHRIFYENREDINAVVHLHANYTTVLSCMNWELPAVHYLVAISGGKNVRCAEYATFGTKELAQNAFEAMKDRYAVLLANHGLLTGAKDLPNAFNKAEEIEYCAEIYYRTKTLGDPVILSDQEMHKMLGLFQSYGQVKEKNK
- a CDS encoding ISL3 family transposase, yielding MSQYNCIVKVLNLKDENISFNENFYSEEIIKGVRSQIYYGTLTYQPQYCYSCGCVFDNQFEKHGFKTSTITLPKVSNMNAYLKLKKQRYKCHHCNSTFTLKTSIVNQHCYISNNTKVAVALAASNKISECDLAKEHNVSHSTVNRVINSFYEVHKPNYNYLPEQLCFDEFKSVKSSVGAMSFLFCDAHNGSIIDIVEDRRLNSLIKYFQRYTKKARRSVKLIVIDMYKPYIQLIKMLFPNAKIVMDKFHIIQLISRSLNKTRVRIMNQDKKNYNKFKRYWKLILKDRAKLDIKNYRKVYCFKQMMCEEDIVNYLLDQSKELRDTYELYQDLLHSIKNKNPELFTTTLDQIEQEYPNISAYMKTSVKSIRKNKSYILNLMSTNYTNGVIEGINNKIKVIKRIAFGYRSYHHFKLRILISHGMGTMKKGLSHSA
- a CDS encoding sugar-binding transcriptional regulator; this encodes MSANNRELIKIAYYYYKKGLTQAEIAKKMVMSRQRVNRLLKKALNENIVQINIVDVDKHHFDLETKLEEKYNLKQAIVVSSIDEKMIPVSLGEATAEYLDDILVKDDVIGVTWGRTLSEVAKKISYNQQLQLPVIQLVGGLDIAYSSLRPDDITRTIADKLGGKPYLLYAPAVVENKETKEAMLKDESFKKIIKNMENCNIILAGIGELKSDTTLYESRFNNEQYKEHLMRHQCVGDIGFRWYDIEGRAVEHGFNDRTIGYNILKNKGNALVIGIAGGHKKYEAITGALNGKYLDVLITDSEMANKLIEK
- a CDS encoding NADP-dependent malic enzyme, translated to MNYFKESLKLHKQLKGKIEVVSRISNLDQEMFSLAYTPGVAEPCREIQKDVNKSFELTRRSNTVAVVTDGTAILGLGDIGPEAGMPVLEGKALIFKTFADIDAIPLCIRSKDSEEIIRTIELLAGSFGGVNLEDISAPRCFEIERQLKERCEIPIFHDDQHGTAIVVGAALINALKLVTKEIDKIRVVINGAGSAGIAIANYLMKLGVVDILMCDRFGIISEGMKELNSAQTEISKKTNHNHKKGILKDALVDADVFIGVSIGNVVTQEMIKLMADKPIVFPLANPIPEISREDALEAGAAIVGTGRSDFPNQINNALVFPGVFRGALDVRAKDINDEMMLAAGYAIANFIDSDELRSDYIIPNALNKDLHQAIAKAVSEAAIKSQVSQVK